ACCCGCACTGGAACGGGGAGTCACGGCCCTCGACCACGCCGTCAGCGGCTATGTCCAGCCCCGGCGGGCGCGCGGCAAGCTCATCTTGCAGCCCTACGTGGGCTGGGGCACCCCGGAGGCGGTGGAACTCACGGGCCGGGTGCTGCTCCCCCGCATGGTGGCTCCCCCCAAGAAGGGCGACCCCCGCTGGCGCAACTTCCGCAACATCCTGCGCCGCCTGCTCTCCCGCGAGGTCTCCGGCGTGCGCGTGACCGGGCGGCTGGGGGGGGCCGTGGCGAGCGCGGTGAGCGACGCCGACGGGTATTTCACCCTCACCTTCACCCCGCCGGAGGGCGGTTCCCCCTTCGCCGACGGCTGGCACGAGGCGAGCCTGGTGATCGAGGGCCGCGACGGCACCACCCGCGCCCGCGCCCAGGTCGTCGCCCAGGCCCGCTTCGGCATCATCAGCGACCTCGACGACACGGTGATCCAGTCGGACGTGACCAGTCTGCCGCGGATGCTCGCCACCAGCCTGACCGGCAACGCGCGCACCCGCCTGCCCTTTCCCGGGGTTGGGGCGCTGTACCGGGCGCTGACCCGGGACGGCGAGGCGCGCAACCCGATCTTTTACGTGTCGAGCAGCCCCTGGAACTTCTTCGACCTGCTGTGGCAGTTTCTCGACTACCGCCGCATCCCGCTCGGGCCGATCTTCCTGCGCAACTGGGGCTTCGAGCTGCTCAAGGGACACGGCGGGTACAAGCACGGGGTGATCGAGCGCATCTTCGCCCGCTTCCCGGGC
This genomic interval from Deinococcus planocerae contains the following:
- a CDS encoding App1 family protein, whose protein sequence is MLGAKTAFKAIQPALERGVTALDHAVSGYVQPRRARGKLILQPYVGWGTPEAVELTGRVLLPRMVAPPKKGDPRWRNFRNILRRLLSREVSGVRVTGRLGGAVASAVSDADGYFTLTFTPPEGGSPFADGWHEASLVIEGRDGTTRARAQVVAQARFGIISDLDDTVIQSDVTSLPRMLATSLTGNARTRLPFPGVGALYRALTRDGEARNPIFYVSSSPWNFFDLLWQFLDYRRIPLGPIFLRNWGFELLKGHGGYKHGVIERIFARFPGLSFVLVGDSGEKDPEIYAEVVRRWPGRVLAVYIRDVTEAMRDEGVMKLREEVRKAGVDLVLTADSMSAASHAMAMGLITPGELRSVMTSVARSYET